A stretch of DNA from Leptospira barantonii:
AGATCCGTTTGAAGTCGTCGATCGTAAGAGCCATTCCCATTCCGAGCATGATGATAGCTAACGCGATCGGAAGAAATACAGTCGTAAGCAAATTGGATTCCATAGTTAAGACCTTTTTTTGTTTCGAACTCTGTACCGAAGTTCGGGTCTTTAGTCCACAGAATTTTCGAATTTGGAGAATTTTATGTTTCCGATTTCTTTTTTATCGAACGCTTGACAAAGAAAAAAATGGAAATATATTTCTCGATTACGATGAAAAACTTAAAAATCATTTACGCCTCGCTTTTAATCGGCTTAGTTCTGTTCGGCGGTTTTTTTGTGATTCTTGCAAACCCGAACGGAGGTTTGCCGAAAGAAAGCAGTGGAATCGTTTTAGCGGTTTCGATTTTTCTTTTGCCGGTGGCCTGGTATATTCCGTTGTTGATCGCAAAAAAGAAACTGATTCAAGGAGATCTCAACGTTAAGGAAAAGTTCGTTTCTTATTCTCAGTCGAAAATTCTTTCCGTTATTTTTTTGGACGCGGCTTATACGATCAACGGGGTTCTTTACTTCGTGACTTCTGATCGGATTCACTGGATCGGCATGGGTGTGTTTTTTGTCGCGATGCTTCTTCTGTTTCCGAGAGGAAAAGAGTTTTCCAATCTTTATAAATCACCCGAAATCCCCGTTTGATCCAGTCGAAATCCGAGCCCAAAAAAGAGGTGATGGATTTTCGAATTCGAAAAATTCTCGTGTTACATGGAAGAAAATTCTAAGGTAAACGAAAGACAATCGTTCAAAAGAAAATTTTTAATCTGGCTGATTCCTTTTCTCGTGGTCAATCTTCAAAGATTGATCGGTCTTACTTCCCGAAGAGTCAATATCGGCGACGAAAATCTTGTTAAACTTCGTAAGGAAAAAAAACCTTACATCCTTTCCATCTGGCATACGAACGTTCTTTATTCTCCTTATCTCAATAGGAATGCGGGGGCCGCGGTTTTGATCTCCGAGTCCAAGGACGGAGACTTTATCAACGAGGTTGTACATCGTTTCGGCAATTATAGCATACGGGGAAGTTCTTCGAAGGGCGGTTCCAAGGCTCTCAAAGCTTTGTTCAAACATCTGAAAAATAATCTTCCCGCGGCGATAACGCCCGACGGTCCGAGAGGGCCCGCGCTTGTGCTTCAAGCGGGTTTGATCGCGTGCGCTCAAGTTTCCCAGATTCCGATCATTCCGATGCATTATGAATGTACCCGTCAGTGGATCGCGGAACGCGCTTGGGACAAACATAGAATTCCGAAACCTTTCACCACATTTGTGGTTTCCTACGGAGATCCGATTTACGTTCCGAAAAAACTCGACGAAGAAAGTTTTGAGGAAGCGAGGCTTTCCGTGGAGAAGGCGATGTTGGAAAATCGGCAAAGAGCCATAGACAAAGCCGAAGAGTTAAGAAAAAAATAATATTCAAAAAAAGGAATCTGCGGATTCCCTTTTTTTTGAGAAGTCGAGCGGGGGCTTCGATTCTTTTTGACGCATGGATCTCTCGTCGGTTCGATACGTGGTTTGCGAATTTGCGGAAGGATACTTAAACCAACTTCCGCATAATTACGGATTCTGAATATAAAATCGGTATTGATTTTTTATAATATTAGAAATCGATATTTTTTCATTTCCATCGATCCGATTCGAGGTCGTAAGTCTTTAATTCCACAAAAAGGGTAGTTCATTTCTCTTTGGAACGATCCATCTTAAGTCCTTCAATTTTTTTCTCAGAGGCTGTTGGCAATATTGTGATGTTTGGATCATAAACGCAGTATGCGACTTTTGATTTCCATAAATTCACACGAATCAACAAACAAATTTCAACGAGGTTTGAATATGAGAATAATAAGAATATGGGCCGTTTTGCTCGGAGGATTACTTGCGTTTCAGGCGTGCGATGATTCATCCAAGAAGAAAGGAGAAGAGATACTTCTTTCTTTGATTCAAAATTCTTCCCAACAAGCAAACTTGTTTCCGCCGGGACCGACCGTGAGACGTTCAACGGACGCACAACCGCCTTCGCCCGGTCCAAGCGCCGATTTTATCCGTTCGGAACGAAAGCAGGATTTTCTCGCAAAGATCGATAGACCTGTGGCCTTTTCCGTCAATGGAAAAGGATATCTTGCCTTTAGAGATACTCCGACAACCGCTTGGATCGACTTGTGGGAGTATTCGCCTAACACGGACAGTTGGACCCAAAAGCAAACACTTGTAACCGGTCAGAGTAACGTTGGTCTTGTGGCGTTCGGAGTCGCAGGAAAGGGTTATCTCAGCGTGCCTGTGAATAGTACGTTTAACTTTGTGAACAAATACGATCCGACGACGAATGTATGGACACAGATCGCAAATATGCCCGGAGGACCGCGGAGCAATGGGGCCGCATTCGTAATCGGAACCAAGGCCTATGTCGGTACGGGACGTTCTCTGCAAGGTACGGTGCTTAAGAGTTTTTACGAACTGGATACCGTAACGGAAACTTGGAGATCGGTAGCGGACCTTCCTGCCGCTCGGATGGATTCGGTAGCCTTTGTTTTAAACGGAGCAGGCTATGTTGGAGGAGGACAAGATGCTCTGCATCAACTTTCCGATTTTTGGCAATATCAACCTCAGACCAACGGACCGGGTACTTGGATACAAATCGCGTCTTTTCCGGGTATCACCGGTTCCGGCACCGGAACTTCCGTCGACGGTAAGGGATTGATCATCGGATATGTATACGCGCCCAATCCAAATTTTGAAAGACAGGTCTGGTCGTACGATCCGAGCGTCGGTTGGAAACAAGAGACGAATTTGTATTTTTCATCCCAACCGGAATCGTTGGGAACAACAGCGTCTTTTACCACAGGATCGTTTGCTTATTCCGTGATCGGACAGAAAGTTTATCAATTCCAACGTGTGATCATTGGACCCGACGAACCTTCAGATATGTAAACTCTTGTACGTCGCAGAGGAAACTCTGTGACGTCTAACGGATTCTATTTTTATCCAGGAGATTTTTGTGTTCAAAATTATGACGATTCTAATTTCAATTTCTCTTTCATTTGCGGTTTGTAATCCGAAGAAGGGGAATGTTGCCGATTCCGCTGATATCCAAAACGCCAAAGACCAAGAAATAAAGATCGAAACCTATTCCGTGGAAACGGGTGGATACGGTTATGACGTTTACGTAAACGGCGCTTTGAAAATTCATCAACCTCACATTCCGGGTAGAAACGGTTTGAGCGGTTTTACCCGGCAAATACAGGCTCATCAGGCGGCTCAACTGACGGCCGATAAATTGAGTCAGGGAATCATGCCCCCGACCATAACCGAAAAGGAACTCGATGGTATTTTAGGAAAACGTTAAGTTGATTTTCTGAATGAAAGAAAACAATCTTAAAATGGAAGCGGATTTTTATCCTTATCCGTTGTCTTTTCGCTCGGACGTTTTTCGTCCGCGGTTTTTCCGGAATCGTTTTCTTTTGAGTGTTCTTTGAGAATCCGTTTTACTTCCAAAAAAGTAGGAAGATGATTCTGAACCGAATGTTCGGACGGAATGAGCATTTCCGATTCCGGATTTTCCAAGTGAGAACTTTCGTAAGAAACCACCGAGTCGCTGATCCAATCCAAATCAGCGAGTTTCGAATTTCCGATGATGGAATGAAACTTCACTTTCGGTTTAAATTCTCCGGTGACTTTCATAAAAAGACTTTTAGGCGCGAGACCGTCGAATCCGTATACACCCGCGACTAATTCTCCCTTTTTGTGGGTCGCGTTTAAAAACGCCAAACCGTATTCAACTTTTTGAATGACTTCCTTGGGCAATCGGAACATGAATCTCGCGATCGTTCCCAGGATTCCGTTCGCCAAGTTAGAACCTCTATGCGGGGTCGCGATAAAAACGGCTCTTTTGACGAATGGAACCGGCTTGAATTCGAGAACTCTGCGGATTTCCTTTTTCGATTCGTCGTTCATGGAATCGAATACCGATCGGGGAATTTCGGCGGCGTTCATCCATTGTTCGATGGTGCTGTCGGTGACGGCTAACTTTGTGATGAGCCCGCCCATGCTGTGCCCGATCAATACGGAACGATCGAAATTCTTATTTTCATTTTTTGGATCGTATGTTTTTCTCAAATCGTATAACGTATCTCTAAAGTCCGCGGCGGAAAAAACCATGGGCATCGCGGTCGGATACCAATAGACCCAAAACTGATATTTCGCCTTAATTTCCGGATCGGAAAGAAGTTCGTTGATCATCGGAAACCAAACGAACGGAGAAGACGCAAGGCCGTGCAGGAACACGACTGGAATTTTGTCCTTGTGATACGGATAAACGAGATAAAGACCTTTGCGGGACATACTCGTTTCTCCGTCGAAGATCGCTTTTAAACTGTCCCTCTGTTGTGCGATCGTAAGCATATACGCGAGCGGAGTGGTCGTATCGCTTTCCATCGGGAGGCTGATTCCGTCTAACGTTATGCGATCTCGAAAGACCGGATCGTAGACGTGTATCTTTGCGCGGAGATTCATCATATCTCTCGTGCCTAAATACGATTCTTCCAAACTTACGAAGGCGGTTGCGGGATAAGCCTGACCGACGCCGTTGATAAATTCGTATTTGATTCTTCCCTCGGATTCGTTTTCGGGAAACTTACGATTGAGAATCAAAGGAGTTCCGATTCCGTATTTGCTGATATGATTGGAGAATCCTTTGACCTTGTAGTCGTATGCGACTTCCACTTGAAGAAAATTTTGAGGACGCCAGCTCGTTTCAGTTTCTGAACCGATCATTTCCAAGGAGCCTCGGATCAAAGGAAGATTGAGATCCGTTACGTTCGCAAGTTTGCGGTTCTTCTTCGCAAAACGAACCAACTGCGCGAGAGAACGGTTGTATGTTTGTAGAGCGAATCTGAATTCCGCCGAAAAAGGATCGGCCGCGGGAGTCGCTTTTTTATCGAAAAG
This window harbors:
- a CDS encoding Kelch repeat-containing protein, with the protein product MRIIRIWAVLLGGLLAFQACDDSSKKKGEEILLSLIQNSSQQANLFPPGPTVRRSTDAQPPSPGPSADFIRSERKQDFLAKIDRPVAFSVNGKGYLAFRDTPTTAWIDLWEYSPNTDSWTQKQTLVTGQSNVGLVAFGVAGKGYLSVPVNSTFNFVNKYDPTTNVWTQIANMPGGPRSNGAAFVIGTKAYVGTGRSLQGTVLKSFYELDTVTETWRSVADLPAARMDSVAFVLNGAGYVGGGQDALHQLSDFWQYQPQTNGPGTWIQIASFPGITGSGTGTSVDGKGLIIGYVYAPNPNFERQVWSYDPSVGWKQETNLYFSSQPESLGTTASFTTGSFAYSVIGQKVYQFQRVIIGPDEPSDM
- a CDS encoding DUF4907 domain-containing protein, which encodes MFKIMTILISISLSFAVCNPKKGNVADSADIQNAKDQEIKIETYSVETGGYGYDVYVNGALKIHQPHIPGRNGLSGFTRQIQAHQAAQLTADKLSQGIMPPTITEKELDGILGKR
- a CDS encoding lysophospholipid acyltransferase family protein produces the protein MEENSKVNERQSFKRKFLIWLIPFLVVNLQRLIGLTSRRVNIGDENLVKLRKEKKPYILSIWHTNVLYSPYLNRNAGAAVLISESKDGDFINEVVHRFGNYSIRGSSSKGGSKALKALFKHLKNNLPAAITPDGPRGPALVLQAGLIACAQVSQIPIIPMHYECTRQWIAERAWDKHRIPKPFTTFVVSYGDPIYVPKKLDEESFEEARLSVEKAMLENRQRAIDKAEELRKK
- a CDS encoding esterase/lipase family protein; amino-acid sequence: MKFSITVLLFSILFLRCATYSTSNYSQFEQEKSVNISSLSSNRLSLLTTRYLKSNDLDEKFEKSPLVVIYDLDNRLVAYKSRELAYYLSELCYLTGNSLDMEDVQFAKMYASALVYSYTYLFDKKATPAADPFSAEFRFALQTYNRSLAQLVRFAKKNRKLANVTDLNLPLIRGSLEMIGSETETSWRPQNFLQVEVAYDYKVKGFSNHISKYGIGTPLILNRKFPENESEGRIKYEFINGVGQAYPATAFVSLEESYLGTRDMMNLRAKIHVYDPVFRDRITLDGISLPMESDTTTPLAYMLTIAQQRDSLKAIFDGETSMSRKGLYLVYPYHKDKIPVVFLHGLASSPFVWFPMINELLSDPEIKAKYQFWVYWYPTAMPMVFSAADFRDTLYDLRKTYDPKNENKNFDRSVLIGHSMGGLITKLAVTDSTIEQWMNAAEIPRSVFDSMNDESKKEIRRVLEFKPVPFVKRAVFIATPHRGSNLANGILGTIARFMFRLPKEVIQKVEYGLAFLNATHKKGELVAGVYGFDGLAPKSLFMKVTGEFKPKVKFHSIIGNSKLADLDWISDSVVSYESSHLENPESEMLIPSEHSVQNHLPTFLEVKRILKEHSKENDSGKTADEKRPSEKTTDKDKNPLPF